A single Anopheles arabiensis isolate DONGOLA chromosome X, AaraD3, whole genome shotgun sequence DNA region contains:
- the LOC120906710 gene encoding uncharacterized protein LOC120906710, whose product MDPASKKTEIPAASVTTRAAAKSASTGTPTADSSSNLPTGVLATDNSATAKPISSKTSTRGPVTAHSAAVKPKASSSTTSSTSVPGSSVGEGTALSVSVRGITTAVTNMSTMFSFEPFDPTNCKIQRWLERLQIAFKIHRVSEEDKRDYLLHYMGGATYDVLCNKLKNAEPQTKTFQEIVSILQEHFNPNPLEILENFKFANRKQAENETLSTYLMELEKLAQTCNFGDYLDKALRNQFVFGLQNRAIQSRLLEVRDLTLAKAKDIAFSMEMSNRGADEIHGAGAAYPVQHISTTSKKKSKPTTVQRKTACYRCGNEEHFADKCRHRNAICNYCKKMGHLDKVCRTKLQRAGVHTLEYEPDLPACDDDVVDVLNLRAVQNLAGQ is encoded by the exons ATGGATCCGGCGTCAAAGAAGACCGAAATTCCTGCTGCTTCTGTCACCACACGGGCTGCTGCTAAATCTGCCAGTACCGGAACACCTACGGCCGATTCTTCTTCAAACCTTCCTACTGGCGTCCTTGCTACGGACAATTCTGCTACTGCTAAGCCTATTTCTTCGAAAACTTCTACTAGAGGCCCTGTTACGGCCCATTCTGCTGCGGTAAAACCAAAGGCATCCAGTTCTACTACATCCAGCACATCGGTGCCCGGCTCAAGTGTGGGTGAAGGTACCGCTCTGTCTGTTTCGGTCCGGGGGATAACTACTGCTGTTACGAATATGTCTACAATGTTCTCATTTGAGCCGTTTGATCCAACAAACTGCAAAATCCAGAGATGGTTGGAAAGGTTGCAAATTGCCTTCAAAATCCATCGAGTTTCCGAAGAAGACAAACGTGATTACCTTCTCCATTATATGGGTGGTGCTACTTATGACGTGTTGTGCAACAAGTTAAAGAATGCAGAACCGCAAACTAAAACGTTCCAGGAAATTGTTTCCATTCTTCAAGAGCATTTCAACCCAAATCCTTTagaaattttggaaaatttcaaGTTTGCAAATCGGAAGCAAGCTGAAAACGAAACACTGTCTACGTATCTAATGGAATTGGAGAAGCTAGCACAAACATGCAATTTTGGGGATTACCTCGACAAAGCCTTGAGAAACCAATTTGTATTCGGACTCCAAAACCGTGCGATCCAATCGCGGTTGCTCGAGGTGCGCGACTTAACATTGGCTAAAGCGAAGGACATAGCTTTTAGTATGGAAATGTCAAATCGAGGCGCAGACGAAATACACGGCGCCGGTGCAGCGTATCCAGTTCAGCACATCAGCACCAcgagcaagaagaagagcaagccAACAACGGTTCAAAGGAAAACAGCTTGCTATCGGTGTGGAAACGAAGAGCATTTTGCGGATAAGTGTCGACACCGGAATGCAATTTGCAACTACTGCAAGAAAATGGGACACTTGGATAAAGTGTGTCGTACAAAACTACAACGAGCAGGAGTACACACACTGGAGTACGAGCCTGATCTTCCTGCCTGTGACGATGACGTTGTGGATGTGCTCAACCTGAGAGCAGTGCAAAATCTGGCGG GTCAATAG